One genomic window of Chitinophagaceae bacterium includes the following:
- a CDS encoding cupin domain-containing protein, producing MPFIDFNTRKKIILFPGISGPVYHSEQLTFGHFTLEEGVELPAHSHVHEQWTHVIEGAIEFSLAGEKMLLTPGMAAFIPSNTIHSAKAILLSKVIDCFMPVREDFREKEKVNEAI from the coding sequence ATGCCCTTCATCGACTTTAATACCAGGAAGAAAATAATCCTTTTTCCGGGAATCAGCGGACCAGTCTATCATTCAGAACAATTAACCTTCGGTCATTTCACCTTGGAAGAAGGAGTAGAACTTCCGGCGCATTCGCATGTTCATGAGCAATGGACGCATGTGATTGAAGGTGCCATTGAATTTTCATTGGCAGGGGAGAAGATGTTGCTTACGCCCGGAATGGCAGCCTTCATTCCATCGAATACAATTCACTCTGCCAAAGCAATCTTGTTGAGTAAAGTAATTGATTGTTTTATGCCGGTGAGGGAAGATTTCAGGGAAAAGGAAAAGGTGAATGAAGCGATTTGA
- a CDS encoding glycoside hydrolase family 31 protein → MKRIFPLLLLLIVTTSASSQTSAETTASAFKPGTWIFQQYNANIIRITFRPDDYLHNENISDAVILKPAFSSDIKKVTVATDEGRTKLPYCSITVTGSTIHITNERVALEASYQESNNYRGFNFNLVTNEKIFGGGERALPLNRRGYRFNLYNSPAYGYGEGAENLNYSVPFITSSKMYSLFFDNVAKGYLDIGKANSSTLQYGTFSGDLTFYLITGADYPQLLSSYHQLTGTQPLPPRWALGSFMSRFGYTSEKQAREIFDSMKQEHVPFDAVIFDLFWFGDSIKGTLGNLDWVNGEKWPAPQKMISDFKSAGVQTILITEPFILEGTKTYDAFKPYLGVDSIGHLYTLDKFYFGRGGLIDLFQKDAQNLFWKYYKKQMDIGVEGWWGDLGEPENHPSSLYHKLNDFGYSRLFSADEVHNIYGHYWSKMLFDQYAIDFPDKRLFNLNRSGFAGSQRYCIFPWSGDVSRSWSGLRAQLPVMLGMTMSGIPYAHADAGGFAGGDGDNVLYVRWLQFAQFTPIFRPHGTGLFGIDNNTFNFPSEIALIEQPYREIAKNAAIQRYRMLPYNYTLSYLQATEAKPLVSPLYYYFSSDTATYSVGDEYMWGENILVAPVLEKSAASRNVYLPKGNWYQLNENALVKGGAWNQQSTSLAEIPIYVKAGSILPFLPDNKQIQNTTEYTTDEITWHYYASAKSSNAVLFDDDGISKNSIKDKKYELITATFTPAKTGYIIEFTSNGGTFKGAPDKRVFHVIIHGFPAIATVNHPKNLIVEKQLTANGETELTFSFTGKKTVLEVLQ, encoded by the coding sequence ATGAAAAGAATTTTTCCTCTACTGCTTTTACTCATTGTTACAACTTCCGCTTCTTCTCAAACTTCTGCGGAAACAACTGCAAGCGCATTTAAACCCGGAACATGGATATTTCAACAATATAATGCAAACATCATCAGGATCACCTTCAGGCCTGATGATTACCTCCATAATGAAAACATAAGCGATGCAGTCATCCTGAAACCAGCTTTCTCCTCCGACATAAAAAAAGTTACTGTGGCAACGGATGAAGGAAGAACTAAACTTCCGTATTGCAGCATTACAGTTACAGGATCAACCATCCATATTACAAATGAAAGAGTTGCGCTCGAAGCATCTTACCAGGAATCCAATAATTACAGGGGTTTTAACTTCAATCTGGTAACCAATGAAAAAATTTTCGGTGGCGGTGAACGCGCGCTTCCGCTCAACAGGCGCGGATACCGTTTTAATCTTTATAACAGTCCTGCTTATGGATATGGTGAAGGTGCCGAAAATCTTAACTACTCGGTTCCTTTTATAACCTCTTCTAAAATGTATTCGCTTTTCTTCGACAATGTTGCTAAAGGATATCTTGACATTGGCAAAGCAAATTCATCAACATTGCAATACGGTACTTTCTCCGGCGACCTTACCTTTTACCTCATCACAGGTGCTGACTATCCGCAACTGCTTAGTTCTTATCACCAACTCACAGGCACGCAGCCTTTGCCACCAAGATGGGCACTTGGATCTTTTATGAGCCGGTTTGGATACACTTCGGAAAAGCAGGCTCGCGAAATATTTGACAGCATGAAGCAGGAACATGTCCCATTTGACGCGGTGATATTTGATTTGTTCTGGTTCGGTGACAGTATCAAAGGAACGCTTGGAAATCTTGATTGGGTGAATGGTGAAAAATGGCCTGCTCCTCAAAAAATGATTTCCGATTTTAAATCAGCGGGCGTGCAGACAATACTTATAACAGAGCCATTTATCTTAGAAGGAACCAAAACTTATGATGCGTTCAAACCTTATCTCGGGGTGGACAGTATTGGCCATTTATATACACTTGATAAATTTTATTTTGGACGCGGCGGATTGATCGACTTATTTCAAAAAGATGCACAAAATCTATTCTGGAAGTATTATAAAAAACAAATGGACATCGGCGTGGAAGGCTGGTGGGGCGATTTAGGGGAACCTGAGAATCATCCTTCTTCATTGTATCATAAATTGAATGATTTTGGCTATAGCAGGTTATTCAGCGCGGATGAAGTGCACAATATTTATGGACATTACTGGTCTAAAATGTTGTTCGATCAGTATGCTATTGACTTTCCTGATAAGAGACTATTCAACTTAAACAGAAGTGGATTTGCAGGTTCACAACGTTATTGCATCTTTCCATGGAGTGGTGATGTAAGCAGAAGCTGGAGTGGACTGCGCGCACAACTTCCGGTTATGCTTGGCATGACTATGAGCGGTATTCCGTATGCACATGCTGATGCAGGAGGCTTTGCGGGCGGCGATGGAGATAACGTACTCTATGTCCGCTGGTTGCAGTTTGCACAATTCACTCCCATCTTTCGCCCGCATGGCACAGGATTGTTCGGGATAGATAACAATACTTTCAATTTTCCAAGTGAGATCGCACTAATTGAACAGCCCTACCGTGAAATTGCAAAGAATGCCGCTATTCAGCGTTACCGGATGTTACCATACAATTACACACTCAGCTATTTACAGGCCACTGAAGCGAAACCATTAGTAAGTCCGCTCTATTATTATTTCAGTAGTGACACTGCTACTTACTCTGTTGGTGATGAATACATGTGGGGAGAAAACATTTTAGTTGCACCGGTGCTTGAAAAAAGTGCTGCTTCAAGAAACGTTTATCTGCCCAAAGGAAACTGGTATCAGCTCAATGAAAATGCATTGGTTAAAGGCGGCGCATGGAATCAACAATCAACCAGCCTCGCTGAGATTCCTATTTATGTAAAAGCAGGAAGCATATTACCCTTCTTACCTGACAACAAACAGATTCAAAACACAACTGAATACACCACGGATGAGATTACCTGGCATTACTACGCGTCTGCCAAATCCAGCAATGCTGTACTCTTTGATGATGATGGTATCAGTAAAAATTCAATAAAGGATAAAAAATATGAACTGATAACAGCAACATTTACTCCTGCAAAAACCGGATATATTATTGAATTTACCAGCAATGGTGGCACATTTAAAGGAGCTCCGGATAAAAGAGTGTTTCATGTAATAATTCATGGTTTTCCGGCAATTGCAACTGTTAATCACCCAAAGAATCTGATTGTAGAAAAGCAGCTCACCGCTAACGGAGAAACAGAGCTTACTTTTTCTTTCACCGGGAAGAAAACAGTGCTGGAGGTGCTACAGTAA
- a CDS encoding UbiA prenyltransferase family protein: MEPIPIKWRNALRLMRIPFSIFLMPIYWFALLHTTIDVTKAVSVFMILHLIVYPASNGYNSYFDRDEQSIGGMKMPPVVTKELWYVVIIFDALAVLLSLLVNYLFAVMVFIYLMISKAYSYDKIRLKKYPVVGALTVVIFQGFFTYLAIQAGVSESFTISADNIAFGIVSSFFLLGSYPMTQIYQHEEDAKHGDVTLSRMLGIHGTFVFTGIVFFIATAGIFILFYKNREFQNIIIYLIALLPVNIYFLKWYSDFRKGKPVITFERTMLLNVLSSLLLSLAFIVMLYLKRR; the protein is encoded by the coding sequence ATGGAACCAATACCTATAAAATGGCGGAATGCTTTGCGCCTGATGCGTATTCCATTTTCCATTTTTTTGATGCCCATCTATTGGTTTGCATTATTGCACACCACAATAGATGTAACGAAAGCAGTTTCCGTATTTATGATTTTGCATCTGATTGTTTATCCCGCCAGCAATGGTTACAACAGTTATTTTGACCGCGATGAACAAAGTATTGGTGGAATGAAAATGCCACCAGTTGTTACAAAGGAACTCTGGTATGTTGTGATAATTTTTGATGCGCTTGCAGTTTTGCTGTCACTGCTTGTTAATTATTTATTCGCCGTGATGGTATTTATTTACCTCATGATTTCGAAAGCGTATAGTTATGATAAAATCAGGTTGAAAAAATATCCTGTCGTCGGTGCACTGACCGTAGTGATCTTTCAGGGATTTTTCACTTACCTGGCAATACAGGCAGGAGTGAGCGAATCATTTACTATTTCAGCAGATAACATAGCATTTGGTATTGTAAGCTCATTTTTTTTGTTGGGCAGTTATCCAATGACGCAAATCTACCAACACGAAGAAGATGCAAAGCACGGTGATGTTACACTTAGCAGGATGTTAGGCATCCATGGCACTTTTGTTTTTACAGGAATTGTATTTTTCATTGCTACTGCCGGAATTTTTATTCTCTTTTACAAGAACCGTGAATTTCAAAATATCATCATCTACTTAATCGCGTTACTTCCTGTCAATATTTATTTTTTGAAATGGTACAGCGATTTCAGAAAAGGGAAACCGGTTATAACATTTGAGCGTACGATGTTGTTGAATGTCCTGAGTTCTTTATTACTCAGTCTTGCGTTCATTGTGATGTTGTATCTGAAACGCAGATAA
- a CDS encoding NAD(P)/FAD-dependent oxidoreductase, with protein sequence MQDSFDVIIIGGGLAGLSLAIQLADTNFTVAVLERNKYPIHRVCGEYISMESWNFLERTGMPLREMQLPFINELHVSSVTGKILTHPLNPGGFGISRYLLDATLANIARAKGAVILENCKVEDYYQQGESFTVAAGEKKLKGKIVIGAFGKRSNMDKKLQRSGFDSANSITQNWVGVKYHIKSTLPDHVIQLHNFDGGYCGISKVEGEQHCLCYLTKAENLKRFAGNIRQMEDQLLSVNPFLSKIFENRSAFLFDAPETISQINFENKLPVEKNMLMAGDAAGLITPLCGNGMSMALRASVICFFAIEKFLSGKISRKEMEIQYAADWRREFSFRLKAGRFLQPLLVNSSLSKPAIALLKHFPIAVKQIVGATHGKSF encoded by the coding sequence ATGCAGGATTCTTTCGATGTCATCATCATCGGTGGTGGCTTGGCCGGACTTTCACTTGCTATTCAGTTGGCTGACACCAATTTCACCGTAGCAGTATTGGAACGAAATAAATATCCTATTCACAGGGTGTGCGGTGAATATATCTCCATGGAGTCATGGAATTTTCTGGAAAGAACAGGAATGCCGCTGCGTGAAATGCAATTACCATTCATCAACGAATTACATGTTTCTTCAGTAACCGGAAAAATCCTGACGCATCCACTTAATCCTGGTGGTTTTGGTATCAGTCGTTACCTGCTTGATGCTACTTTGGCAAACATCGCGCGTGCAAAAGGAGCTGTGATCCTCGAAAACTGTAAGGTGGAAGATTATTATCAGCAAGGCGAATCATTTACTGTAGCTGCAGGTGAAAAAAAATTGAAAGGTAAGATTGTGATTGGTGCTTTTGGCAAGCGATCAAATATGGATAAGAAACTGCAACGCTCAGGTTTCGATTCCGCAAATTCAATTACGCAGAATTGGGTAGGAGTGAAGTACCATATTAAATCTACGTTGCCGGATCACGTAATTCAATTGCACAATTTTGACGGAGGTTATTGCGGAATTTCTAAAGTGGAAGGTGAACAGCATTGTCTTTGTTATCTTACAAAGGCCGAAAATTTAAAAAGATTTGCAGGCAACATCAGGCAAATGGAAGATCAATTGCTTTCAGTAAATCCATTTCTCTCAAAAATATTTGAGAACAGATCTGCTTTTCTCTTTGATGCGCCGGAAACTATCTCACAGATAAATTTTGAAAACAAACTTCCTGTTGAAAAGAATATGCTGATGGCAGGCGACGCTGCAGGTTTGATCACTCCATTGTGTGGCAATGGCATGAGCATGGCGTTGCGTGCATCGGTCATCTGCTTTTTTGCGATTGAAAAATTCTTATCAGGAAAAATTTCCCGGAAGGAAATGGAAATACAATATGCTGCTGATTGGAGGAGAGAATTTTCATTTCGGTTGAAAGCCGGACGATTCCTGCAGCCATTGCTCGTCAATTCATCGCTTTCAAAACCTGCTATTGCTTTGCTGAAGCATTTTCCAATTGCAGTTAAGCAAATTGTGGGAGCCACACATGGAAAATCTTTTTAG
- a CDS encoding methyltransferase domain-containing protein, protein MNTSIRHPGPELMDGTNIPDKDLFLNYQELHSINKLLGGYRITLKGLKKIAQGVKQLSILDVGCGGGDMMKIVAEWGRKNKIQMELTGVDVSASAIQYSKENCKKVPEIECMQADVFQHLNSGKKYDVIMNTLFMHHFNDDEIVRLLKLMKTNATKGCVINDLQRHSLACYSIQSLTKLFSKSYLVKNDAPLSVLRGFRREDWLKLLSNALIDHAEISWEWAFRYLVIFRNYHQDSSTNN, encoded by the coding sequence ATGAATACCAGCATCCGGCACCCGGGACCTGAACTTATGGACGGGACAAATATTCCTGATAAGGATCTCTTCCTCAATTATCAGGAACTTCATTCAATTAATAAACTCCTCGGAGGCTATAGGATTACACTAAAAGGGCTGAAAAAGATTGCGCAAGGAGTGAAACAACTTTCCATATTGGATGTTGGGTGCGGAGGAGGAGATATGATGAAGATTGTAGCGGAGTGGGGCAGAAAAAATAAAATCCAAATGGAATTAACCGGTGTTGACGTGAGTGCATCAGCCATTCAATATTCGAAGGAAAATTGCAAAAAAGTGCCTGAGATTGAGTGTATGCAAGCCGATGTTTTCCAGCATTTGAATTCCGGCAAAAAATATGATGTGATCATGAACACGCTTTTTATGCATCATTTCAATGATGATGAAATTGTCAGGTTGTTGAAGCTGATGAAAACAAATGCGACTAAAGGATGTGTAATCAACGATCTTCAACGTCATTCATTAGCCTGTTATAGTATTCAGTCGCTAACAAAATTATTTTCCAAATCTTATCTGGTAAAGAATGATGCTCCATTATCCGTGCTGAGGGGTTTTCGCAGGGAAGACTGGTTGAAACTGCTCTCCAATGCTCTCATTGATCATGCTGAAATAAGTTGGGAGTGGGCTTTTCGTTATCTTGTTATTTTTAGAAATTATCATCAGGATTCGTCAACGAACAATTAA
- a CDS encoding type III polyketide synthase, which produces MKKKRNKDSLLVAIGTAVPENRYHQQAIADFMIRYFDVAEDASRKLSVIYHKSGIDFRHSALPDFFKNGHVPLLFEAPQQNPPLSRRMDIYQKIAVKLAAQAAKNCMNELEKSATKQLLPVTHLITVSCTGMSAPGLDLQLMKELELEDHVERTSVNFMGCYAAFHALKMADAICRSDHHATVMIVLVELCSLHFQPEMDNQNMVVNSLFADGAAAMLVTSKQKSKGLNCPALRIDGFHSKVIHKGATMMTWHPSENGFLMGLDALVPQLIEEYAGGLIAEALNKFECKRSMVTQWAIHPGGRKILEAAQKGMLLTDKDLEESYSILRNFGNMSSPTISFVLKLMMKKRLDWKKKDRILAAGFGPGITIETAMFKPVIS; this is translated from the coding sequence ATGAAGAAAAAAAGGAACAAGGATAGTTTATTAGTCGCTATCGGTACTGCGGTACCTGAAAACCGCTATCATCAGCAGGCGATTGCTGATTTTATGATCCGGTATTTTGATGTGGCTGAAGATGCGTCGCGTAAACTGTCTGTCATTTATCATAAGAGCGGAATTGATTTCAGGCACTCTGCGCTTCCTGATTTTTTTAAGAATGGTCATGTTCCTTTATTGTTTGAAGCGCCTCAACAGAATCCTCCCTTAAGCCGGCGAATGGATATTTACCAAAAAATTGCGGTTAAGCTGGCTGCTCAGGCGGCAAAAAATTGCATGAATGAGTTGGAAAAGAGCGCGACTAAACAATTGTTGCCGGTAACCCATCTGATCACAGTGAGTTGTACCGGTATGTCAGCACCGGGACTTGACCTTCAGCTAATGAAAGAACTTGAATTGGAAGATCATGTTGAAAGAACGAGTGTAAATTTTATGGGCTGCTATGCCGCTTTTCATGCATTAAAAATGGCAGATGCAATTTGCAGGTCAGATCATCATGCAACAGTTATGATTGTGCTGGTTGAATTGTGCTCTTTGCATTTTCAACCAGAAATGGACAATCAGAACATGGTGGTAAATTCTCTGTTTGCTGATGGTGCTGCTGCTATGCTGGTTACATCAAAGCAAAAGAGTAAAGGACTAAATTGCCCTGCCCTCCGGATTGACGGATTTCATTCAAAAGTAATTCATAAAGGAGCTACCATGATGACGTGGCATCCTTCAGAAAATGGTTTTCTGATGGGTCTTGACGCGTTAGTGCCGCAATTAATTGAAGAGTATGCTGGCGGATTAATCGCGGAGGCATTGAATAAATTCGAGTGTAAACGTTCAATGGTTACGCAGTGGGCGATTCATCCCGGTGGAAGGAAAATCCTGGAAGCAGCGCAGAAAGGAATGTTGCTCACTGATAAAGATCTCGAAGAATCGTATAGTATATTAAGAAATTTTGGCAATATGTCTTCGCCAACCATTTCATTCGTTTTGAAATTGATGATGAAGAAGAGATTGGACTGGAAAAAGAAAGACCGGATTCTTGCCGCTGGTTTCGGTCCCGGCATTACCATTGAAACGGCTATGTTTAAACCAGTGATTAGCTGA
- the msrB gene encoding peptide-methionine (R)-S-oxide reductase MsrB: MENQVNKTDEEWKIELDPESYYVLREKGTERPFTGKYYKNKDAGTYVCKGCGTALFTSATKYDSGCGWPSFYDAIDNGMIKTNTDYSHGMIRKEITCAKCGGHLGHVFDDGPHPTGTRYCVNSLSLDFKKEDKE; the protein is encoded by the coding sequence ATGGAAAATCAAGTGAATAAAACAGACGAAGAATGGAAGATCGAACTGGATCCCGAAAGCTATTATGTTCTGCGAGAAAAGGGAACCGAACGTCCTTTTACGGGCAAGTATTATAAAAATAAAGATGCAGGAACCTATGTTTGCAAAGGATGTGGAACGGCACTTTTTACATCAGCTACAAAATATGATTCCGGTTGCGGCTGGCCAAGTTTTTATGATGCCATTGACAATGGAATGATAAAAACAAATACAGATTACAGTCATGGAATGATCCGTAAAGAAATCACCTGTGCAAAATGTGGTGGTCATCTCGGTCATGTATTTGATGATGGACCTCATCCAACAGGCACCAGGTATTGTGTAAATTCTTTGTCGTTGGATTTTAAGAAAGAAGACAAAGAATAA
- a CDS encoding heavy-metal-associated domain-containing protein yields the protein MKNFKIIAPLFLLLVLPSLMRADDAKKKTEIIYIQTSAVCGECKEKIESAVKELKGIKNAELNLTDKKLMVEYTVGKTTPEAIKAAVSKSGYDADEVKADAASYQALPMCCKKDAEKH from the coding sequence ATGAAAAATTTCAAAATTATTGCCCCTTTGTTTTTATTGCTTGTATTGCCTTCATTGATGAGAGCAGACGATGCTAAAAAGAAGACAGAGATTATTTACATTCAAACTTCGGCGGTTTGCGGTGAATGCAAAGAGAAAATTGAATCTGCTGTGAAAGAGTTGAAAGGCATAAAAAATGCCGAGCTCAATCTGACCGACAAAAAGTTAATGGTGGAATATACAGTGGGAAAAACCACACCGGAAGCTATTAAGGCTGCTGTGTCAAAAAGTGGATATGATGCAGATGAGGTGAAAGCTGATGCAGCTTCTTACCAGGCTTTGCCGATGTGTTGCAAGAAGGACGCGGAGAAGCATTAA